The genomic DNA GCTTACCCTTTAAATAGTCAGACATGTTCTCTCCTTAATTACAGGCAGCGGGAGACAGCAGCGTCGTAGCTGATGCCTTCTTTTTTCGACAGTTCCAGCGCTTTCTGATGCAGCGCCAGACGTTCCGGGTCGGCTTCAGCAAACTCCGCTGACGTCGTTTTGATATCCGTGCTCACGCGGTCTTTGGTCGCATGCTCACTGAAATTCAGTACCGGATCAGTGCTGTCCAGCAGCGTCTTAAACGCCGTGGCCAGCGGGGTGCGGGTATCGCCTTCGGCAAACTCAACCGGCTTGTCTCCTGCAGAGACCGCGTCAAGAATGGCAACAACAACCGGTTTTGCTGCCGGGGTCAGGCGACCCGCGCCGACCAGCTTCTCGGCAAAGGAGACGTTGTCCGCGTGCAGCTTGTCCTGCCTGGTCTTTGCTTCCTGTTCCGCCCGCTGGGTGGCTTCCGCTTTCAGACGCGTGTTTTCCGCCTGAAGCGCTTTGATTTCTTCTTCAGTCATGGTGCTGTTCTCTTGTTGAGGGTTGGGATTGTGTTCACTGAAGTCCGGTTCAGACTTCCCGGTGTCGCGGTAAGCCTCTTCGCGCAGGGAATCAACCTGCCATGAAGGAAGTACCTTGTCGGTCTCGTCCAGCCCGAACTGGGCGATCAGAAAATCGCGCAGACGGCCCCATAAAGAGGCATTGGTGATATCACTCCAGTCGGCAAACTCCACGACGCCTTCTTCTTTCTCACCAAACGAGACCTGCTTCAGCCCCTTAATGGAAGGTGGCTGCGCCCCCAGAAAGCCGACATGACGCAGGTAAAGCGTGCCGGGCTTCGGGTTGTTCGGTGAGTCAGGGAGATAGAATGAGGCGGAGACCTTCTTGAAGCGTCCGTTGCCCACCAGTTCGGCAAACTGCGGGTCGAGCTGGTCAGGCTCTGCCAGCAGATCGCCGCCGCTAAGCGACAGGGATTTCACCCAGCCCCACGCCGGGTCTTCCGTTTTGGGGTGGCCAATAACGAGTGGTGCTTCATGGACGGACGGGTCATAGGCTTTCACGCAGGCGGCAAGATCGCTTTGCGTGAACGGCAGTTTCGTGCCGTGCATATCGGTATGAGTACCGGCTTTAAAAATGTGAATGGCTGGCATTTTGCTGTCCCGCGTTACGTTGTCGGGGACAGTCTGTGGAAAAAGCATCAGCAGCGCTTTTAATCTGCTTTAGAAAAAATCGGGGGTATCAGTACGGGGAATGTCACGCTGCGGGCGAATAGTGGTGCAAAGCGGGGGCTGTAAAGCCTTTATAAAGGTAATACAGCCCCTCAGCGGCTGGCAATGATAAATCACCCGCCTGTAGAGACAAAACTCAGCGACGGGCCGCTGCTTCAAGATGGCGGACAATCGTATCGAGGATGGGGACAACCACTTCAGGCTGCAGCTCACCGTCCCCTGTCAGCGGCAGGAACGGACGGGCCGGAAGTTCAACGGACTCATTACGCCCCGTTTTACCACCGAACTGGTGAATCGGCCCATAAACGACATTAGTGCCAACCGCTGCCTGCCGGTCGTCATGGTCGGTTGATACCGACCCCATCAGACGCCCGGTATCCTGCAGTGTTTGTCCGTCGCGCTCTTCTGCTGCCAGCGAGGGAGTCCACCCCGGACGCCCCTCATCGAGAAAGTTAAACTGCGTCTCCGCCAGCAGGGTTCCGGCGATTTTGCGCATCGCGGGTTCCAGGTCTGTGGCAGCCAGGTCCAGCGCACGGAGGCTCCGGCGCAGGGATTCATCGTTAATGGTGATATTGACCAGGTTATCGGAAGCCATCGTTATCCTCTCAGTTCCTGCTGTGCCAGCGGCTGAAGCGTACCCTGATAGCGGGCAAGGTCGGGACGGTATGCAGCCCCCGGCGCGTAAGACCAGCCGACGTCGGTGGCCACCTTCGTGGTACCGGTATTGAAGGTGGCGACGTTCTGCATCTCGCCTGTTTTCTCTGAGACCAGCTTCAGCTCCCAGCCCATGGCTGAGCCAGAATCTGACACCTTCAGGCCACGGGCACGCACATCCGCCGCGCTCAGGGCAATGACGCCACAGCGGCAGCGCCAGCCGTTCGGCGGGTAGAACGCCTGCCAGAACGGGTCATCATAGCGCAGCACCAGACCATGCAGCGCCAGATGGCTCTTGCGGGTATGGCTGTCGTTGATGCCGGTATACATCCAGTACGGCCTGTCGTCGACGTTCTCCATCTGCTCCGCCCAGCGACCGGCGCTGTAGAGTACGGACATATTGGTGCGAAAGATGGTGTCGAGCCGCCACGGGCTGCCCTGCTGGATGGTGACCGGCTCGCCCGTTACCGGGTCGGTGGTGTCACGTGGCCCCCACCATCCCTTGCGCTGCAGCTCCGGCTCCAGCTGCTGGCGGAACCAGCGGTCAGTCTTGCCCTCATCCAGTGCCTGCTGCAGGGCGCTCCTGATATCTTCCAGAATATCCAGCCGGGTCACTTTGGCGACGGTAAAGGCGCGGGCATGGGCATCCTGCCACATCTCCTCCCAGTCCCACGTGAAGCTATACCCTTTGGACTTCAGGTAGCTGACAGCCCGTTTTGGGGGCAGCGTCATGCAGTACGCCAGTTCAGCCGTTGTCACGCTCATGCAGACGCCCCCAGACAGTTGCAACAAACATGATACGGGCCAGCCGTTCCTGCAGGTCATCCGCATTCATCTGCGGGTACAGTTCAGCCAGCGCCCCCAGCAGCTCAGACGGGTTAACGCCGTCTTTC from Klebsiella sp. WP3-W18-ESBL-02 includes the following:
- a CDS encoding phage virion morphogenesis protein, coding for MASDNLVNITINDESLRRSLRALDLAATDLEPAMRKIAGTLLAETQFNFLDEGRPGWTPSLAAEERDGQTLQDTGRLMGSVSTDHDDRQAAVGTNVVYGPIHQFGGKTGRNESVELPARPFLPLTGDGELQPEVVVPILDTIVRHLEAAARR
- a CDS encoding phage minor head protein, with the protein product MSVTTAELAYCMTLPPKRAVSYLKSKGYSFTWDWEEMWQDAHARAFTVAKVTRLDILEDIRSALQQALDEGKTDRWFRQQLEPELQRKGWWGPRDTTDPVTGEPVTIQQGSPWRLDTIFRTNMSVLYSAGRWAEQMENVDDRPYWMYTGINDSHTRKSHLALHGLVLRYDDPFWQAFYPPNGWRCRCGVIALSAADVRARGLKVSDSGSAMGWELKLVSEKTGEMQNVATFNTGTTKVATDVGWSYAPGAAYRPDLARYQGTLQPLAQQELRG